The bacterium genomic interval GGATGACTTGGTGTGGCCGCAGATGTAGGCGTTGCCCGCCGCGTCGATGGCAATCCCGCGCGCGTAGTCCTCATTGGCGCCGCCGATAAACGTGCTGAATTCGATCGCGCTGCCGGCCGGGTTCAGACGCATGATGAAGGCATCGCCGGTCCCGCCGTAGGTGGGATCATAGGCGCCGACGATGGGGAAGGTGGTCGAGGAGCCCGTGACGCCGGTCAGGTAGGGGCGCCCGGTGGGATCGACGACCATCCCCGCGAGGATATCCGGCCCCGTGCCGCCGATGTAGGTGCTGTAGATCAGCCCTAGTCCGTCGGCGGAGAACTTGGTCAGGAACAAGTCGCCGAAGGAGCCCGCGTTGTAGGTCGGATCGTAAGCGTTGAGCGTCGGGAAGGTTGCCGATTCGGTGTTGCCTGCGGCGTAGATCGCGCCATCGCCGCCCACCGCCAGGGCGAAGATCACATCGTAAGCGGCGCCGCCCAGGAACGTCCCGTAGTCCAGCGCCGCCGCGGCAGATTGCAGATAGGGCGACAGCGACACTGAGCCATCCTGCCAGTCGAGCGCCTCGATGGTAGCGCGCGGCCGGCCGGGCAGGTCGAGACGGATGGCCGATGGGTCCGCCGGAGGATGTAGCACCAGCGACATTGTCGTGGTCCCGTCGGTGGACAGCTCCAGATCGACGTTGGGATAGAGGTTGCGTGCGCTCAGCCTTGTGGTCATCGGCACACCCGCCACCCAGCGACGCGGGTCGTTGCCGATCAGGAAGTTGGCATAGCCCACAGTCTCGCCGGGCGCCAGCTGCGATACCGCGAGAAGGCCATCCGGAAACCCGATGCGCGTCAGTCGGTGATTGTGGCGATCGGTCAATGCGGGGAATGGGTCACGAGCGTCGGAGCCGGCCGCCACCGTCTCGTCACGCCGCACTGCCACCTGGTCTGTGATCACGGCCGAGGCGGTGAGCCAGAGTGTCGCCTGTTGGCCCCGCACGCAGGCCAGGATGCTGTCATCCCACTGCCCGGCATTGAGGATGATGGTCGAGACGGCGGGAGGTGACGACGGGGGCGCGGGCTGATCGGAAGCGGCGGTCGAACCCACGCACAGGAGGAGCGCAAGCAGTACGCCGCAACAGGACAACGATGGGACACATCGCAGTGGACGCATAGGGTCTCCCAATTCGTTTTTGAAGCGCGTGAAACAGCGGGGTACACGGCGCGTTTGACAGCGCCCTAAGATCGCTCCAATTCGGTGAAAAAGCAAACACGAACCCGGGTTTTCCGCTCGCAGCGGCGAGAAGTCGCCCTGTCAAATTGATCGAAAACGCCGATGGCCGATCTACAGGACCGCCGGCCGGGCGTCTCACACCTGCCCATCGGGTAGGGGCGGCGGCGGGCAGGATTTTAGCGCGTGTTGAGTCGTCGCTTGACTTGTCTGGGCGGGAACGTTACTTGGGGTCCAGACAGGAGTCCCACACTGCATGGCTGCCTTGTTCGGATCGAAAAGAGACGACGCGCCGACACCGGAATCGACGGAGGTCGAACGGCTCAAGACGGAAAACCAGCGCCTGCACCGGGCGGTGGAAGAGCTGTCGGTCCTCAACGAGATTGCGCTGGCGATCAACTCGACCATGGCGCCGGAGCAGATCAACAAGCTCATCGTCAGCAAATGCATGCGCCGCCTCGGGGTGCAGCAGGGGACGATTCACCTCTTCGGCGACAGCGAGTCGGATCCGACCAAGACGCTGATGCGTGTGGTCTCCAGCGGCGACGGCCTGCCGATGCGGATCTCCATCCAGATGCAGGGCTGGATGCATAAGAATCGCAAGCCGCTGGTCATCAACGATCTGGCCAACGACGAGCGTTTCGGCGGCGCCGACGCCAAGAATCTGCCCATCAAGTCGCTATTGTCGGTGCCGTTGGAATTGAAGGGGCGGTTGATCGGTATTCTCAACCTCTTCAACAAGATCGACGGCGAGATCACCTCGGAGGACGCGCGGCTTGCGGCCATCATCGCCTCGCAGTGCGGGCAGGTCATCGAGAACGCGCGTCTCTACGCTGAAGAGCAGAAGTTGCACCAGTTGCAGGATGACCTCCGCAACGCCACCACCATCCAGCGCCTCCTGCTGCCGCGCAGCGCGCCGCAGATCGAAGGCGCCGACATCGCGGGCGTGTCGCATCCGGCGCGCGATGTGGGCGGCGACTATTTCGACTACATCGATCTCGGCAACGGGCGGTGGGGGATCGCGGTGGGCGACGTGTCGGGCAAAGGCATGCCTGCGGCGCTGCTCATGGCCAATCTGCAGGCGACCATGCGCGGGAGCGCCTTCAACACCAGCACGGTCTCCGAGTGCGTCACCGCGGTCAACAAACTTCTGCTCGGCTCAACCGACGCCAAGACCTTCGTCACGCTCTTCTATGCGATCTATGACTCGGTCAATCACACGCTGACCTACTGCAACGCCGGGCACAATCCGCCGTATCTGGTAGATGCCGGCGGCCAAATCAAGACGCTCGAAGTCGGCGGGCCGTTGGCGGCAGCGTTTTCGTGGTCGAACTACGGCGAAGAGACCGTGGCCATGGGCCCGGGGTACCGTTTGGTGATCTACACGGACGGCGTCACCGAAGCCGCCGACAAATCCGAGGAGCAATTCGGCGAGGAGCGGCTGGTCGAGTTGATCAAGACCTGGCGCGACACGCCGTCGAAGGCGTTCATCGAGCAGGTCGTCAACGAGGTGCTGAACTTCCAGAAAGACCTGCCGGTCGCCGATGACATTACGCTGGTCTGTTTGAGGACTTAGTGCGGTATGCTCGAGAGGGGAAACGACACGGCGTCTCGACACGGGACGCCGTTTGTCGTTGAATCACCGACGTCATGACGAACACGATCCTGTTTGCGTCGCTGTGCCTGGTGTGGGGCGCGACCTGGCTGGCGATCAAGATTGGACTGACGGAATCGCCACCGTTTTACGGCGCGGCGATCCGGTTTCTGGTCGCGGCGCTGCTGTTGGGGGCGGTGGTGGCCTGGCGCAAGCCGCACTGGCCGAAAACGCGCCGGTTGTGGGGCTGGATTGCCATCAGCGCCTTCTTGATGTACGCCGGCTCCTACGCGGTCACCTACCTGACCGAGCAGTACATGAACGCCGCGTTGGCGGCGATCCTGTTCGCGTCGTTTCCGTTCTTCGTCACCATCGGCGCGCACTACTTCCTGACGCACGAGCGGCTCACGACGGTCAAGACCGCGGGGCTGGTGGTGGGGTTCAGCGGTGTGGTGGTGTTGTTCGCCGGCGGGGCGAACGCGCCCTCGACCACCGCCTGGTGGGCGCCGGGGCTCATGCTGCTCTCGCCGCTGACCTCGGCGGCGTCGAACATCATCGTCAAGCGGCACCTGACCGGCGAGGACCCGGTGGTGCTCAATTTGATCCAGATGAGTCTGGGTGTCTTCTTCCTGCTGGCGCTGGCGGGCGGCTTCGAGGACGTCTCCGATTTCAATTGGAACTGGACGTCGATCGGGGCGGTGTTGTTCCTGGCGGTCTTCGGGTCGGCGTTCGCGTTTGTGACGCTTTATCATCTGCTGCGTACGATGACCGCCAGCCGCCTGTCGCTGATCGCGTTTGTGACGCCGGTGGTCGCGGCGGTTCTGGATTGGCTGGTCCTGGGGGACACGCCGACCTGGGCGACCGCCGCCGGCGCGTGCCTGGTTCTGGCGGGGCTCTACATCGTCAACATCCTCGGCGAGCGCGGCCTGGCGCGTGTGGTCGAAGCGCCCGCGGTCGAGGCGGTCGACTGCCGGGACGTTTGAGTTCGGTCTACTTCACCGACAATCCCGACGGGCGGATCAACTCTGCCTGCAACTGGCCCTGGCGGGCGTAATCGATCGCTTCGGCGAGGATGCGCGCCGCTTCCTGCGGGGCATGGAAGCCGCTGGAGTTTTCCGCCGAAATGTAGTCCAAACGCCACTGCGCCTTGCGGTGCAGAGCGCGCGGTCCGGCCAGTTCCTGCTCGGTCGCGCCGCGCCGCATCGCCGCCAGAATCGCGTCGCAGAGCGCCAGCACGGCGATTTCCCCGCGATCCAAAAGCGCGATGGTCCGGCTCTGAATGGCCTCGGCCCGGGCGAGCATCTCCTGCTCGGGGAAGTGGTGGCAGGGAAGGCAGGCGCGCGAGACATTCAATAGCGGGCTGCGGATGTGGTGGTCGGTGATCTTGGCAGCGCCCTCGCGCATGTAGGGCATGTGGCAGTCGGCGCAGGCCACGCCCGAGCGGGCGTGAATGCCCTGGTTCCACAGTTCGAATTCCGGATGCTGCGCCTTCAGCATCGGCGCGCCGGTCTCCTTGTGCGTCCAATCCTTGAAGCCCACGCTGTCGTAATACGCCTCGGCGCCGTCCATGGTCAGACCGTTGTGCCAAGGGTAAGTGACAATCTTCCCCTCGCCCTTGAAGTAGTATTCAACGTGGCACTGGCCGCAGACGAAGGTGCGCATCTCCTGGCGCGTGGCCATGGTGTTGGGATCGTAGTTGGGAATCCCCTCGCGCGCCTTGACCAGCTTGATGGCATTGAGGAAGCCGGGACGGGTGATGCGCAGCTTCATGTCGGCCGGATTGTGGCAGTCGGTGCAGGCGATCGGGTGGCTGACATACTTCCAGGCGGTGTCCAACGGCATGGCGCAGACCAATTCGAATCCTTTCTGCAAATCGCCGCCGCCGACCGACTCATAGACCTGCTTCATTCCGCCGGCGTGGCACTGCAAACAGGCGCCGGGCTGCTTGAACTGCGAGGTGCGCAGGGTGGTCTTTTGGTCCTCCAGCGAGAAGGCGTGGCCGCGCTCCTCGCGGTAGTCAACGCCGAAGGCGTAGCCGCTGAAGAGTCGCTTCCATGCCGGGTCGGTGTCGAGTTTGGAGAAGGCCTCGCTGCCGCCATAGCGCGTGCGCACGGTGTCGCTGGTGCGCAGGTAGCCCTCGTAGGCGCGGGGGAAGTTCCTGCCCCACAGCGAGGGATCTATTGTCTCTTCGGTGATCTCGACCAGTCTCAGATACTGGTAGGCGCCCTCCTGCTTGCGCTGCGAGATGTTGAGCAGGAGGGTGGCGACCGCCCAAGTGGCGGCGGCGGTGGCGGCAATGGTGAGCAGAAACGGCATCAGGCGGCGCATGACATCCTCCGTAAGTCAGTTCGTGGTCAGGTGGCCCGCCGAGCGGTGGCATTCGGTGCAACGGGCCTGCATGTCTTCGACATCGCGGTGGGCGGCGATGTCGCCCACCATGATCGAATGGCAGCGGATGCAGTTGTGCTGCAACTCCTGCAGGTTGGTCGGGCGTATACGGATCGGCTCATGGAAGTTCTGAAGTGTGAACGCCCGCGAGTGGTGCCAGCCGTTCTCCGCCTTGACGAAATACTTGTCGGGGAAGGTCGCCGGCACATGGCAGTCGTTGCAGGACGCGACGGTGTGATGGCTGGATTTCACCCATGAGTCGAACTGCTCGTTCATGATGTGGCAGTTCTTGCAGGCGGCCGGATCATTGCTGAGGTAGGAAAGTCCCTCGGCGAAATGAAAGGTGAACAGCGAGAGCCCGACGAACACGCCGAACCCGACCGCCGACACCCAGCGGAGCCATGAGGAAGACCGCATGCGACCCATGTATATCCCGTCCCCGCCGCGCAGGCGAGGGAGTCACAAATAGGAGGATTGCACTCGGCAATCAACCTCTTTGGAAGACGGAATTTGCGTGTTTTGACAGACGCGGGCGCCCGGCGGCGGCAAACCCGCTGCGACGGGGCGGGCGTCTAACACACGATTGGGACGGCACTTGCGTATCAGGGTGAGGCGGGGTCATATTTCGGAACTTCCCGGCGCCGGGGCTGTTGAACGGCACAGAGGAGAAGCAGAGTCGTCATGCCAGAAGCCACTCTGGACACACCCTACGGACGCACCAGTTGCGAACGTCCCTTGGCATCGGCCGAGCAGGAGGCGCTGGCGGCACGGGTGCGGGCGCAGATGGACCGCTGGGGGGACCGGCTGGTCATCCTCGCCCACCATTACCAGCGCAAGGAAGTGGTGCCGTTCGGGCATTTTGTCGGCGATTCCTATTACCTCTCCAAGATGGCCGCGCAGCAGGAACGGGCTGAGCACATCGTCTTTTGCGGCGTGCACTTCATGGCCGAATCGGCGCGTATTCTGTGCCGCCCGGAGCAGCGGGTTTACCTGCCCAATTTGCGCGCCGGCTGCCCGATGGCCGACATGGCCGATGACGCCCAGGTCGATGAGGCCTGGGAATTCCTCGGTGGATTCACCGATCTGAAAACGATCATTCCGATTTCCTACATGAACTCGTCGGCGCGTCTCAAGGCCTTCACCGGCGCCAACGGGGGCCTCATCTGCACCTCCTCGAACGCCGAAAGGGCCTTCGAGTGGGCTTTCCAGCGCGGCGAGAAGGTGTTCTTTTTTCCCGATGAACATCTGGGCACCAACACCGCCAACCGTCTGGGGATTCCCCGCGATGAACGCGTCCTCTACGACCCGCTTCATCCGCCGACCGATCCGGCGCCGTTCCGGAAGGCGCGTGTCATTCTCTGGAAGGGCTTCTGCCATGTGCACACCAACTTCACGGTGGCGCATGTCGAGCGGGCGCGGCGGGATTACCCCGGGGTGAAGATCGTGGTGCATCCCGAGTGCCACGAGGATGTGGTCAACGTCGCCGATGCGTCGGGGTCGACTGCCTTCATCGACAAGTATGTCCGCGCGCAGCAGCCGGGATCGATCATCGCCATCGGCACCGAGATCAATCTGACCTCGCGTCTGGCCGATGAACATCCCGACAAGACCATCTTCGAACTCTCCGGCCAGAATTGCCCCTTGTGCGTGAACATGTTCCGCACGTCGCTGGAGGATCTGGCGGTCTGCCTCGAGGCGCTCGGTCCGGGCGCGCACGACAAGGAGATTGTCGTGCGTCCCGAGATCGCCCGCGACGCCAAACTGGCGCTGGACCGGATGCTGGAACTCCGCTGAGGCTTTGTCTCAGTACGCGATTTCGATCCCAATAGATCTGCAGAAGCCATGTTCACGGCAGGGGCAAGTCCCTGCCGCATTGTGCCTTCCAGTCAATCTACAGCTGAACCTAAGAATCTATTAGCGCTGCAATTGTTTGCTGCGTAATTACCGCCAACAATGGCCGAATCCCGCGCGCTTGCACGGGAGCGGGGGACCCAGAAGTCGGGGCGAATCGCACCAAGCGTAGGGTGACGCAGTCTCTTCCACCCGAGCCCGTCAGCTAACCTCGTAGGCCGGAGAGGAGACAGCATGTCCGTTTCCGGTGCGGAGGATCCGTCCGGGCGGCTTGGTGATTCGCATCCTGATGGGACACCGGGCCGCGTTCCTGAGCCATTGCCTCAGCGTAGACACTGGGGCAGGAGACTCAAACTTCTGTTCATCGGCGGTAAGCGGGAATTGGGAGAGCCGGGGCTCTTTCACAAGGTCTCGCTGATCGCGCTGCTGGCATGGGTGGGGTTGGGCGCTGATGGACTCTCATCGTCGGCCTATGGCCCCGAAGAGGCGTTCAAGGCACTGGGTGGCCACACATACCTCGCAATCGCCCTGGCGGCGGCGACTGCCTTCACCGTCAGCATCATTGCCTACGCTTACAGCCGGATCATCGAGCATTTCCCCTATGGCGGCGGCGGATATGTGGTCACATCGAGCGTGTTCGGCCCTCATATCGGGCTGATTTCGGGATCGGCGCTGCTCATTGACTACGTTTTCACGATCGCCATCTCGATGGCCGCGGCTGGCGATGCGATCTTCAGTTTTCTGCCGCTGCACTGGCAAACCCTGACAATCGCCGGCGTCCTCCAGCTCAAGTTGGTGGTAGAGCTGGCGGGCATCGGCATCCTCACGGTGCTCAACCTGCGCGGTGTGAAGGAATCGGTGACGGTCCTCGCGCCGATCTTCATCACCTTTCTGTTAATGCACGCGATCCTCGTACTCGGTGTGATCTCAAGCCGCTTCCATGAGATTCCCGTGGTGGCCGGTCAGATCGCCGACGGCTTTTCGCGTGGACTCGAACCGCCTCCCGCAGGACTGGGGCTGGCCGGAATGCTGGCTTTGTTCTTGCGAGCGTACTCGATGGGCGGCGGCACCTACACCGGTATCGAGGCCGTCTCCAATGGACTAATGATCATGCGCGAACCACGGGTGCAGACCGGCAAGCGCACCATGGTCCTGATGGCCACGTCGCTGGCTCTGACTGCCAGCGGACTCATCATTGCCTATCTGTTGGCCCACATC includes:
- a CDS encoding ammonia-forming cytochrome c nitrite reductase subunit c552 — its product is MRRLMPFLLTIAATAAATWAVATLLLNISQRKQEGAYQYLRLVEITEETIDPSLWGRNFPRAYEGYLRTSDTVRTRYGGSEAFSKLDTDPAWKRLFSGYAFGVDYREERGHAFSLEDQKTTLRTSQFKQPGACLQCHAGGMKQVYESVGGGDLQKGFELVCAMPLDTAWKYVSHPIACTDCHNPADMKLRITRPGFLNAIKLVKAREGIPNYDPNTMATRQEMRTFVCGQCHVEYYFKGEGKIVTYPWHNGLTMDGAEAYYDSVGFKDWTHKETGAPMLKAQHPEFELWNQGIHARSGVACADCHMPYMREGAAKITDHHIRSPLLNVSRACLPCHHFPEQEMLARAEAIQSRTIALLDRGEIAVLALCDAILAAMRRGATEQELAGPRALHRKAQWRLDYISAENSSGFHAPQEAARILAEAIDYARQGQLQAELIRPSGLSVK
- a CDS encoding DMT family transporter, with amino-acid sequence MTNTILFASLCLVWGATWLAIKIGLTESPPFYGAAIRFLVAALLLGAVVAWRKPHWPKTRRLWGWIAISAFLMYAGSYAVTYLTEQYMNAALAAILFASFPFFVTIGAHYFLTHERLTTVKTAGLVVGFSGVVVLFAGGANAPSTTAWWAPGLMLLSPLTSAASNIIVKRHLTGEDPVVLNLIQMSLGVFFLLALAGGFEDVSDFNWNWTSIGAVLFLAVFGSAFAFVTLYHLLRTMTASRLSLIAFVTPVVAAVLDWLVLGDTPTWATAAGACLVLAGLYIVNILGERGLARVVEAPAVEAVDCRDV
- the nadA gene encoding quinolinate synthase NadA; protein product: MPEATLDTPYGRTSCERPLASAEQEALAARVRAQMDRWGDRLVILAHHYQRKEVVPFGHFVGDSYYLSKMAAQQERAEHIVFCGVHFMAESARILCRPEQRVYLPNLRAGCPMADMADDAQVDEAWEFLGGFTDLKTIIPISYMNSSARLKAFTGANGGLICTSSNAERAFEWAFQRGEKVFFFPDEHLGTNTANRLGIPRDERVLYDPLHPPTDPAPFRKARVILWKGFCHVHTNFTVAHVERARRDYPGVKIVVHPECHEDVVNVADASGSTAFIDKYVRAQQPGSIIAIGTEINLTSRLADEHPDKTIFELSGQNCPLCVNMFRTSLEDLAVCLEALGPGAHDKEIVVRPEIARDAKLALDRMLELR
- the nrfH gene encoding cytochrome c nitrite reductase small subunit, with the protein product MRSSSWLRWVSAVGFGVFVGLSLFTFHFAEGLSYLSNDPAACKNCHIMNEQFDSWVKSSHHTVASCNDCHVPATFPDKYFVKAENGWHHSRAFTLQNFHEPIRIRPTNLQELQHNCIRCHSIMVGDIAAHRDVEDMQARCTECHRSAGHLTTN
- a CDS encoding SBBP repeat-containing protein, with product MRPLRCVPSLSCCGVLLALLLCVGSTAASDQPAPPSSPPAVSTIILNAGQWDDSILACVRGQQATLWLTASAVITDQVAVRRDETVAAGSDARDPFPALTDRHNHRLTRIGFPDGLLAVSQLAPGETVGYANFLIGNDPRRWVAGVPMTTRLSARNLYPNVDLELSTDGTTTMSLVLHPPADPSAIRLDLPGRPRATIEALDWQDGSVSLSPYLQSAAAALDYGTFLGGAAYDVIFALAVGGDGAIYAAGNTESATFPTLNAYDPTYNAGSFGDLFLTKFSADGLGLIYSTYIGGTGPDILAGMVVDPTGRPYLTGVTGSSTTFPIVGAYDPTYGGTGDAFIMRLNPAGSAIEFSTFIGGANEDYARGIAIDAAGNAYICGHTKSSDFPALGGLDASYNGGSYDAFITKLDATGAALAYSAYIGGSGDDQAFGIAVDAAG
- a CDS encoding GAF domain-containing SpoIIE family protein phosphatase — encoded protein: MAALFGSKRDDAPTPESTEVERLKTENQRLHRAVEELSVLNEIALAINSTMAPEQINKLIVSKCMRRLGVQQGTIHLFGDSESDPTKTLMRVVSSGDGLPMRISIQMQGWMHKNRKPLVINDLANDERFGGADAKNLPIKSLLSVPLELKGRLIGILNLFNKIDGEITSEDARLAAIIASQCGQVIENARLYAEEQKLHQLQDDLRNATTIQRLLLPRSAPQIEGADIAGVSHPARDVGGDYFDYIDLGNGRWGIAVGDVSGKGMPAALLMANLQATMRGSAFNTSTVSECVTAVNKLLLGSTDAKTFVTLFYAIYDSVNHTLTYCNAGHNPPYLVDAGGQIKTLEVGGPLAAAFSWSNYGEETVAMGPGYRLVIYTDGVTEAADKSEEQFGEERLVELIKTWRDTPSKAFIEQVVNEVLNFQKDLPVADDITLVCLRT